The Gossypium hirsutum isolate 1008001.06 chromosome D02, Gossypium_hirsutum_v2.1, whole genome shotgun sequence region tttaattttaaaatagtacgtcattaaatttaacaaaaaaaataacaatattattgattgaacttgaatttttgaaatttaaaaaatagagggactaatttctaaatttgtaaaAGGTAAAGACTTGTGATATATCTTAAACTTTAATTTCTTATAGTCTAACAAGTTTAAAAAGCTAAAGACAATTGTTGTTTTTACAAAAGGGCCGACCAACTGTTTGTCCATTTTAATGGCATATTGGTCTGAACTCCCGCCAGAGCTTCTAACTCTAATAGCCAAACGTCTCGAAACCCAGTTCGACGTTCTACGATTCCGATCAATCTGCCGTTCATGGCGTTCTTCTTTTCCACCAAAGCTTTACCCTTTACCCAAACGCCTCCCTTCATCAAAAAAAACCAAAGCTGGATGCCGATTCTCCCTCAATCAAATCACCATAGCCACCTTGTTCCTCGTTAGATTGCCGCCGGCCACTGAGAATCGAAGTAACCAAACCGACCCTTCTTGTTGGCTGATCAAAATCAGTGATGGGAAACCGTTGAATCCGCTTACAGATTCTGGGTTGAACGCAAATTTACCGAAGgtattgaatttgataaattgtcAAGTCATTGAATTGGGTCATGGATATGTAGGTCGATATAGTGTTCATATCAATTATCGCTTCCGGGGACTATATCGAAATTACATAGAGAAAGTAGAGATTTTGCGATTAAGTCCCGACGGCGATGATTTCATGGTGGTCGGGTTGTTTAGCCACGGTGTGGAGTACTTGGCTTTGTTGAAATCAGGAGAAAATGAATGGACTGTACTTGAAAATATGCATGGTATTCAAGATATTATCACATCCAATAATAAATTCTACGCCATTGAACGAAGTGGAGGAACTATCATCGTTGACCAATTTTTCAGCGTTGGTTTCATACAACATGCTGTTGGCTCTCCCACTAACAGGAAATTCTTGGTTGAATCTAGTGGGAATTTATTGACTGTGGAAATGATTTTCCTGGAAAATTCAGAATCCAATGCTGGTTTTAGAATTTTCAAGTTAGATGAAGAAAATCAGAAGTGGGATGAGATTAAAAGCTTGGGGGATCAAATTTTAATTCTGGGTTTGCATCAAGTGGTTTCGGTATCAGCTTATGAATTTCACTGGGGTGATCAAGGGAACCTTGTATTCTATTCCATAGATGGTAATGTTGAAGATAGagttatgtatgtgtttgatttaGAAAAGGGTATTTCAATTCCTTTAGAGAATTGTCCTGTTTATTGTAACTTGTTTTGGCCATTGCCTGTGTGGTTAAATTCTTCAGAATCAGTGGTTTCTTCTTCAATGGAAGCTACACCAGGAACTGAATTTGCAAATTTAGGAATATGTGAAGATGTTGGTAGTAGCTTTTCAAGTTCATAGTGCTTGTtctgatttttgttgttttaaactTGTGTAGTTCCAAATTCAAAGGCCATTTTTagaactgattttttttttttaaattgggttGATGATGTTTCATTGCAGTGGTTTATTTGTGATAGTTATTTCTCATCAGTACAGTAACTTATTTGTGTGGCTTATTCATTGGCTAGTTAGGAGGACAGTTGATGGTCCCTACAGGTGATTCAAACCAGTTGGAAAATTTAGGAACTGGTATATTGGTCTGGAATCCAGACTCTGGATAAAAGAATTGAATCTACTTCTGAGCGaatagttcaaaaaaaaaaacaaaagctgAGATTAAAAAACTCATGGACGAAGCGGTTTATAattatttagtaatttttataatttatttactaattattGAGCCAATGATCAAACCAGTTAAATCAAAAATTAATGATATGACTAATTTAACaactaatttgatttttaaacagGATCTTGGTTAGACAACTTAGTGATTTAGTAATCCTGTCAATTTAATTAGAACCAATTTGAGctcattttgaatttaaattttaagacaTCTTGAGATGCAAACCAATTTGGGAATTGGGTTAGATGACTTAGTTTGATCGTGTTTTTTATGATCAAATTGAATTAGATCGAATTAGAACTTGAGTtgattgaatcaaatttttaggTTCGGGACAGAAAGACGTGTCAAACCGATCGATACTAGCTTAGACTCCACTCGAAAAATAGGACTACTCTTCCTAATGCAAAGAAATATACAAATACAAGATATACCAATATTTCTTAACCAGTCAGACACCCAACTAAACTGAGTTACTTCTATTTATAGAACTTTATCTTACATGGGATCATGAATCTTTGATTTCAGTCTCTCTCCGGCGCATTTTCTGAAACCCTTCTCGCGCTCAGGCTACCTGTATACGACCACACCTTCTCAAATTCACTCGCGAATGGTTTTTCAAATTTCCGGTCAGGTTCTTCCTTAATATCATTTCTCTTCAAAGAGGAAGCTGCTCGTCGTGGACTTCCGGTGAGTGGGGTTGGAGAACAAAAGGTCGGTGTTGCGAAAGGAGAGGCATAAGGAGTGTGTTGAATTGAGAAGGGACTAGGAGACAATCGCCTTTGGATTGGACGACCACTGAAACCGCTCCTGCTGAAAAGAGAAACTGTTTCTGCCGCAGCACGTTGCTTGATAgcatcatcaacataaagaacaTCATCTATCCTTGCCATAATGTTGAAAGCCAAACTCTCCATCACCCTCGAGTAGCTTTCAAGAATTGACTGCCCAACATCCTGCAATTATACGGTAAGATTGATTCAAACAACAATGGGAACCACAGTTCAAGAAACATTGCCATATTTGTAAATTCACTCAATATAGGTCCTATTACCCCCATTAAAAAGCTGTGGTCCCAAAGATCATGGATGGTACACATTTGTAAAAAGATACAAGGAAGCAACATAAGTTGGTTCATCCTTCCTAAGGAACTACCAAATCACATTTATTAGGCCACATGGTTAGATAGATACATGCTACCAAATCCATACTTGTGtttcttgttttgtttttatttccatAAAGAGAATTGGTGCAAAATACCTTATTGTATTGAATTTTGTTCATATCCAATGCTGTTTGTGGAAGGCCGGGGAATCGAGCCCTCAAGCTATGTAAAAGGGTCTCGGCTCTTTGTGATAAAAAATTGTTCTTCTCACCGTCGGACACAAGGCCCTTGACCTTTCCTCCCCATGACGATCGCTTCCCTTTGGTGTGATTCGTGTGTTTCCTCTGATCTTTCTGCTTCCAAACATGTACTGCTGCCTCAATCCTATTAGCTATTTCCAGAGTTTGATGTTCTGTCGACAGATCAAGGCAATCAAGGAGACATTCTGGCGAGAACTGATC contains the following coding sequences:
- the LOC107908638 gene encoding F-box protein SKIP23, producing the protein MAYWSELPPELLTLIAKRLETQFDVLRFRSICRSWRSSFPPKLYPLPKRLPSSKKTKAGCRFSLNQITIATLFLVRLPPATENRSNQTDPSCWLIKISDGKPLNPLTDSGLNANLPKVLNLINCQVIELGHGYVGRYSVHINYRFRGLYRNYIEKVEILRLSPDGDDFMVVGLFSHGVEYLALLKSGENEWTVLENMHGIQDIITSNNKFYAIERSGGTIIVDQFFSVGFIQHAVGSPTNRKFLVESSGNLLTVEMIFLENSESNAGFRIFKLDEENQKWDEIKSLGDQILILGLHQVVSVSAYEFHWGDQGNLVFYSIDGNVEDRVMYVFDLEKGISIPLENCPVYCNLFWPLPVWLNSSESVVSSSMEATPGTEFANLGICEDVGSSFSSS